The stretch of DNA GGGGTTTTTACCTTTTTAGCTTTCTTGCCTTTTTTAGATTTGAACACACCAGGACGAGCCGATTCCATAGATTCGACGTTACCATTAGCGTGGCTTTCTGCATAAGCAGGGTCAGCATAAGGCAAAGGTGTCTCGTCCAACGGCAACATATCCGCTGGCGTCGTATAAGCTTGAGTTGGATAGGCTTGGTCCTGATAGGTTTGTTCGGGATAAGCCTGTTCTGGGTAAGGTGGCGCCGCATCATTGGGATAGGCTTGGGCCTCTTGGCCATAAGTCGCTATGGCTGGATTATTATAGGGAGCGGATGGGGGCGCGTAAGGATTATGACCTGTCTCCTCATAGGTTGGCTCCAGATTATGCGGAACCGCAGGAGACGGAGTTGCGTAATGGGCAGGGTCATAAGGCACAGCTTCGCTGCTCGTGGCCTGTTCTGTTAAGGCCATTGGCTGCGGAGCGGCGTAATCTTGTGACTGATAAGGTGTGGCCGTGGCTGCAGGCCTTGTATCAAGCGTTGTATCAACGGCAAGATGAGGCGGGGCAATCGGTTCAGCCTGCGGCGTCGGCCTATCAGGACTAAAGGCGTCCTCTGAATAGGCGTGATGGACAGGACGTTCTTGAGGTGAGCCGCCCTCAGGACGTCCATCTTGCGGCGCCGTTATACTCGGCTGAGCCAGCGGCAACGCCTCCGCATCTGTTGCTAGGTAAGGGACAGCTGTGTCAGAGCGCGGAGTTTCAACCAAGCTAGGCGCAGTTGGGTAATGCGAATTTTCCGCCAAGGACGATACTGGCGCACTGGTCAGGCCGTATTCAAGCCCCTCAATACGCGATGTAAGAGAATTAACAGACCGGTTCAGATGGCTATCGGTTGTATGGATTTGATCTTCAAGAGCATCTAGGCGGCGTTGTAAATTAGCCTTAAAGCTATCCAGTTCGGCTTGGGTACTAAGCGCGATCTCATTGACGCGATCTTTGATCATGGCCTCGCCGTCTTCGGCGCGCTCATTTAAATCTTCCGCTAACGCGACAACTTTATCACCCATTTGGGTCATGGCTTTGGCGTTTTCAGCCTCGAGTTCTGAGAGGCGCAGCATCATACGCTCGTCAGTTTCCATAATAGCGCGAGAGAGCCTCGTTTCTGTGCTATCTTGGGCTTTTTTCATCGCAGCCATAGCTGCCATACGTGTTTTTTCCTCATGGCTCAACCGAGCATCAACAGCCAAGGCAAGGTCAGAAATATTACGGTTTATGGACGCAATAGCGTCACGTTGAACGATCTCACTCTGGTCAAGGCGCGCATTCGCGTCATCAATAGCGCGAGCGAGATTTTCCAGAGTTGGATTTGAGAGCGCTTGCGCCAATCCCTCTGTGACGGCGCGTTGATTGGCAGCCATTTGGGATTGAAGCTTTTGTGTCAAGGCAGTGACATGATCTGTCAGCGCGGCGCGACTATCAGCATTATGACTATGGGTGGCATTGGCAAGGCGGTCAAAGTCATCAGTCAAAGCTTTGACTTGACGTTGTGTCTTGCTTTCAGCTTTTTTCAGACGGGCCTCAATTGCACTTAAATCATCATTAAGTGCTTTTAAGGTCAGACGGCCAGAGGCTTTAACCGCAGAGGCTTTGCTCTGAGTTTTAGGCTTCTTCGGCGTTTTCGGCGGTGTCGCCATGGACCAGTCCTTGAATGATGCGTCTGGCTGTCACAGATAAAGTCAGACGCAATGATGCAAGATATGTGTCCACCGATTGTGGTTAATCACTGGTTAATGCCGTTAACCTTTTTATGTAAAAAGACTGTTTTATGGCTGTATTGGCGGGAAAAAGCCTGGTGCACCAGCAATCAGCTTGCTCTCGGCCCGATCAAACGGCTCTGTCATAGAGCGCGGGGCATCAGCAAAGGCACGCAAAGCATCTGACATATCCCAGCTTTCAATAAAGGCCCCTCTTGCAGCATAAATCTGCGCGAGGCCTTGATAGGCGGCATAATCATAAGGGTCTTTGGCAATCGCTTGATTTAAAAGCGTCTCAGGGTCTAAATCGCTTAGCCCCGCTGTCACGATTTGATTGCGTTTCATCTTTGCAAGACCCAACGCTGTTACGCGCAGAACAACGCTTGGAGCGTCTGGATCCGCCACAGCTTCTTGCAAGGTCATAAGAGCCGCTGTCCGTGTTCTAGCTGTCGCTACCCCGTCAAAAGCCTTAATTAAATCCGCGATATCAGGTTCTTCAACGGCAAGACTGCGCGCACGCCTTAGCATATCACAGAGACCGTCCAACGCTTCACACCCACCCAACCTGTCGGCCATAGCTCTGGCGGATAACCAAACGGCCAAAACGTCACCTATATCTAAACGCACGCCCATAGCTGCGAGCGTCGCTTCGGGGTCTGGCGGGCCGCCCAAAGCCCGACCATAAAGCGCCTCATTCATCACAAAAGCAAGCGGACTAACCGCCTCCATTTCTGTTACTGACAAAGCCGTTTGAGGCAGTGGAAAAGGAACGTCATCAGCGACCACATCAGTCAAGGTCCAAGTCTCGAACTGTCCGGCGGGCGCATTAGGCGTCTCTGTGTAGAGTTTTAAATATGTCGGCGCGGATTTTATATCGGTCAGTGTGGACAGGATTTCGGGATGAATTGCTAGGCTATGATAAAGCCACGACACAAGGCTATAGCCTTGGGAGGGTGTATCAAAACTGGGGCCGTTGAACTTACCCGTAAAGACAGTTTTATTATCAAACGTCCCTGTTTTAGTCGTGTCGTCTTTCTTTATAATCAAGCTGCCCTTTGGCAAGGCGCTCGCAGCAAATCCCAGCGAGGCTTCAAGATAAAACGCATTTAAGCCTTTCGCTTTGTCCGCAGTAGGAAGCGATAGACCATTGCGTTTAGGGCTTGGTCCAATGTCTAAATGACGGAGTGTGCCGCCGCGTGTCATACGCCGCACAGTATCGATATTTTTATAACGCGCCGCATAGAGCGACACATTGGTAAAATGTTCTGGCGCATCAGCGTGAAGCGTTAAAAGGCGGTGCGTCTTGAAATCAATAATTTGCATCGGGCCGTCACCGCGTGCACTCGCCGCATAATCTGGCCCAATTAAAACACTCACCATATCGGAAGGGCTTTCAATGCCCGTCATACCGTCGGCTTTGACAACTTTATAACGCAGTTTTAATTGCGGAGAGGTGCCATTTCCGCGCGCTGTCAGATAAGCATCCGCTGTTTGGAAAAAGCCGTATTGCCCTGGCGCGGGTTCAAAAGTGATTGTCTCTACAGGCTCAGGACGTGACACAACAGGCAGGGGTATATCACTCATCATCTGGCGGTTGGATGAGCTGTCCTGTGCAGTGGCGTCTTCGTCAATACTCTTGTCGTCGTCAGTGTCGCTAATGTCACTGATAACTTGCGGTTGTTTGGCAGCTTGGGTCGGTGCGACAATTAAAGACATGACGACCCTATCACGCGGCGTCAGCATAGCCGGTGAGTTATCAGCGGTTTGCGCCAAGGTTGGCATTGCAGAGGCACCAACACCAACAGCAGCCATGAAGATAAGCTTTAACCGCGCCTTCATATGAGTCCGCAATTTGGGCCATATTCTGGGGTGTGCGTTGTACAATGATACCATGCGACCACTTTTCACGAAGTACGCGATGGGTCAAGGCTTTGCCCCAGTTGAGCGAAAATCATCAAGCCCGTTGTTTTATCAAGGTCAAACTCCGTTATGCATGATGTTGCATATTACGTTGACGTTAACGTCACCGTTATGTTATGAGGCCGTATGAGCAGACAAGACTTCATCCCCCGCGACAGTATTGCGCAAGACACACAGTCTTTGCCGCATGTGCCCGACGCTGGCTTTTGGGGCATCAAAGACTTTGCCAAATTATTCAGTGTGACGCCGCGCACCATCCGTTTTTATGAGGATAAAGGCCTGATCACGCCCAGTCGCGAAGCAGGCTCGCGTGTGTTTACACCCCGTGATTATGTGCGTGTTGAACGTATCCTGCGCGGTAAACGTCTCGGCTTTTCATTGGACGATATTCGAGAAGTTTTTGAAGTGGCTGATGGCCACGTCACAAGCCGTATCGAGCTGATGCGCCGTAAAGACAATTTTCGTAAAGTCGTTAAATCGCTGGAACGTCGTCGCCATGACATTAAACAGGTGACGATGGAAATGGACATGATGTGCCAGGATATCGAAAGTTTTATACAAACAACCCCTGATGATGAGGCAGGCGCTGTCTTTAAACATGCCGCCGCCTATGCCGCAGCCTTTGCGCAAACATTTTCCGATGATGAATACCCTTTAGGCTATCCCGCCACCGCTCAGATGAGCTCTTAATTATTTCAACCCTTAAAAGGATGTCTTATGCCCAGTTATAACGCCCCCATTCGCGATATGCAGTTTGTTATTCACGAAATGCTCAACGCAACAGAAACGCTGACGAAATACGCTAAGTTTGAAGATGCGGAACGCGACCTATTTGATGCCATTATGGAAGAAGGCGCTAAGTTTACCTCAGAGGTGCTAACCCCGCTAAACGCGGTCGGTGATCACGAAGGCTGCGTGCGTCACGAAGACGGCTCTGTCACAACACCAACAGGGTTCAAAGAAGCCTTTAAGACAATGGTTGAAAATGGCTGGTTGTCCTTGGCACAAGACCCTGAATACGGCGGTCAAGGCTTGCCGGGCCTCCTGCATATTGCGTCTGGTGAAATGCAATCAGCGGCCAATATGGCCTTCGCCATGTATCCGGGCCTGACCAACGGCGCGATTAAAGCCATTGAGATTGGCGGCAGCGACGAACAGAAGCGTTCATATCTTCCCAAAATGATCCAAGGTGAATGGACGGGAACAATGAATTTGACCGAGCCGCATTGCGGGACTGACTTAGGCATGTTGAAAACCAAAGCGGTGCCCCAAGCAGACGGCAGCTATAAAATCTCAGGTCAAAAAATCTTTATCTCGGCTGGCGAACACGACATGTCTGATAACATTGTCCACCTTGTGCTCGCCCGTATCGAAGGCGCGCCCGAAGGCGTGAAAGGGATCTCCCTTTTCATCGTGCCCAAGTTCACATTGGACCCAGACGGGAACCCAGCGGATCGCAACACGGTGACTTGCGGCTCTATTGAAGAGAAAATGGGCATCCACGGCAATTCAACCTGCGTTATGAATTACGATGACGCTGAAGGTTACCTCATCGGGGAAGAAAACAAAGGCCTAAAGGTTATGTTCGTCATGATGAACCGCGCCCGCCTTGATGTCGGTATGCAAGGTCTAGCCCAATCTGAAGTGGCCTATCAAAACGCCGCGGCCTATGCCAAAGACCGTACACAAGGCCGGGCTTTGACGGGCCCTGTTAATGATAACGGTCCAGCCGACCCCATCATTGTCCACCCTGATGTGCGCCGCATGTTAATGGAAACAAAGGCCTTTAACGAAGGCGCGCGCGCGCTAATTTATTGGGCAACAATGCTGGAAGATATGGAAGGTGTTCACGAGGACGAAAAGTTCCGCGAAAAAGCGGACGATTATCTTGGTCTTTTGACGCCCGTCATCAAAGGTTACCTCACCGATATGGCCATGCGCACGACAATTGATTGTCAGCAAATCTTTGGGGGTCACGGCTTTATCGAAGAATGGGGCATGAGCCAATTTGTCCGCGATACCCGTATCGCGCTTATCTATGAAGGCGCAAACGGCGTGCAGGCGTTGGATTTGGTCGGCCGTAAGCTAGCCCGCAAAGGCGGTCGCGCCCTTATGAGCCTAAACGCTGAAATTGACGGCTTTATTGCGGAGAATGAGTCCAATGAAAATATTTCAGAATTCACCACAGGCCTGAAATCAGCCAAAGCCAAATTGCAAGACGCCACTATGTGGTTGATGCAAAATGGTATGACCAACCCGAACAATGCGGGTGCAGGGTCTGTTGATTATATGCACATGATGGGCCTGACGACTCTGGCTTATATGTGGGGCAAGATGGCCGTCACAGCACAAGCGGCAATTGATAATGGCTCTAATGAAGATTTCTATCCGAACAAGCTTATCACGGGTCGTTTCTTTATGGCGCGTATGTTGCCGCAAATTGATGCGCATCTCGCAAAGCTTAAGACAGGCGCAGAGCCTGTCATGGCCCTTGATGCGGCGGCATTTTAATGACCATGCGCTCAGCTAAAACCCTCACTATTGCCGCTCTGTTGACAGGGTCCCTTTTGGGGGCCTGTCAGACAACCGCTTCCGCCCCTGTTGTGTGCGATGTGAGCGCCGCTGATATTGAAGCCGTGCAGACACAATATCGTGCACAATTTGAGACCGTAACCGAAAGTCTTGCGGCATCTGGCGTGAATGGTGATAAAGCTCCTCGCCTTAAAAAGCCTTTCAAAAAAGACATTACTGAAACTGTGTCTGTATCGGCGGATAATTCAAACGCAGCCATTGGTTACGCGTGGCGGATTGAGTTAGCGGACGGATGCGAGCTTGACGCGCGCACGGGTACGAACACACAAACCGCATCAAAAGATGCCAAGCCTTTGGATGTGAAAGCCATATCGTTTTCGGGTGAGAAGCTACCCGACGGAACGTCACGCTTTGACCCGCTTAAAATTATCATCGCCAAATAGATATACACCAATAATTAAATATAGAGGGAGGCCTTTATGGCTGCTGTCGATTTCAAAAACCCAGACTGGTATGACGAAGAAGATATCAATATTTTCCGTGAGGCCGTTAACGGATTTTACTCGCGCGAAATGGCGCCACATTCAGAATCGTTTCGTAAGAACAAAGTCGTTGATCGCAAGTATTGGAATATGGCGGGCGATATGGGCTTGCTGAACTGTTCTATGCCCGAAGAATATGGCGGTGGTGGTGGTGATTACCGTCATGAAATGATTATCATGGAAGAGCTGGTCAAAGCCAATGTCGACGGGTTTGGCCTGTCCCTTCATAACGCGATTGTTGCGCCTTATATCCTGCATTACGGCACGGAAGAGCAAAAACAAAAATGGCTCCCACGTATGGCATCTGGTGAGTTGGTTGGCGCGATTTGTATGTCAGAGCCTGGCACAGGATCGGATCTGCAATCTGTGAAAACGAATGCCAAGAAAGACGGCAACGGTTGGATTTTAAACGGCCAGAAGACATTTATCACCAATGGCGGTACGGCCAACCTCCTGGTTGTGGTGGCAGACACAGGCGGTGAAGGCAAAATGTCCAAGTCGCTTTTCGTGGTTGAAACAGACGACGCAGAAGGCTTTCGCCGTGGGCGTATCTTGGATAAGGTCGGTATGGACGCCCAAGACACAGCCGAGCTCTTCTTTGATGATTTAAAGCTACCCGCCGACAGCCTCCTCGGCCCTGAGCCGGGTCACGGCTTTATCCAATTGATGAAAGAGCTGCCCCAAGAGCGCCTTAACATCGCTGTACAAGGTGTGGCTCAAATGGAAGCGGCATTAGAAACAACGATTGAATATTGCAAAGACCGTAAAGCCTTTGGCAAATCTATTATGAGTTTCCAAAACACACAGTTTGAACTCGCCGAATGTAAAACCATCACCCATATCGCCAAGACATTTGTCTATGATTGCGCCGAAAAACACCTGCGCGGTGAGCTGGATACGGTCACGGCCTCTATGGCCAAATATTGGGTCACTGACAAAGAGTGTGAAGTCATTGACCGCTGCCTGCAACTGCACGGTGGATACGGTTTCATGAATGAGTACCGCATTGGCCGCATGTACCGCGATAGCCGCGTTCAGAAAATCTACGGCGGCACAAATGAGATCATGAAGCTTTTGATTGCGCGCTCTCTTTAAGCCAACCCCAAGGAAAGGAGCATCAGACGACGATGTATCCACCCCCTTATTATACCGATAATGCGCCCGCCTTTACGGCGGGTGTTATGCGTGAGCATAGCTTCGCTGTGATGACTATGGTGGGCGATAACGGTCTATGCGCAACACACCTTCCTTTTGTGCTGAAAGACGAAGGCACCCACGGGACACTTTACGGCCATATCGCAAAATCAAATCCAAAGGCGAAACTGCTTGATGGGCGGCGCGAGGCTATGGTCGTTTTTTCTGGCCCTAATGCCTATATCTCAGCCAGTTGGTATGATCATCCTGATAGACAAGTTCCGACATGGAATTATATTTCTGTTCAAGCGAGCGGCAGGCCTGTTGCCTTAGAGGCACAGAATTATATGTCTGAAATGGCGGTCTTAGTAGAACAATATGAAACTGAAAACGCATGGTCGATTGATGACGCACAAGATTATGCCGCCCGGATTATGGCAGGCATTGTTTATTTCAAAATGCCGATTGATACCGTTCAAGGCTTTCGCAAAATAAGCAGCAATAAACCCAAATCTGAGCGCGAGATAATCGCCGCACAGCTAGAGAATAACAACGAACATGCCATGGCTGATGCTATGCGCCAATTAAACGCCTAATAATTAGAATAGACCTTAAGGAGACCCCACCATGACTGATGCTTATATTTTTGACGCCGTGCGCACGCCGCGCGGTAAGGGTAAGAAAAACGGCAGCCTGCACGAAATTACGGCGCTATCGCTTCTCACCCAGCAGCTAGAAGCTATTCGTGATCGCAACGATTTGGATACATCCAAGGTCGACGATATTGTCATGGGCTGTGTGTCGCCCGTGGGTGAGCAGGGCGCAGATATTGCGCGCACAGCCTCTATTGCCGCAAATTACGCGCAAACAGCCGCGGGTGTAACCATCAACCGTTTTTGTGCATCAGGCCTAGAAGCCGTCAATATGGGCGCGGCCAAAGTAATGTCCGGCATGTCCGACATGGTTGTCGCCGGCGGTATCGAGTCAATGTCACGCGTGCCCATGGGCAGTGACGGCGGCGCTATGGGTGTCGACCCCAGCTTTGCCTTTGACCATTATATGGTGCCCCAAGGGATTTCAGCAGACCTAATTGCGACCAAATACGGCTTCTCCCGCGATGATTGCGATGCCTATGCCGTGGAGTCACAAAAACGGACAGCGCGTGCTTGGGATGAAGGCCGATTTAAAAAATCAATCGTGCCTGTGAAAGATCAGCTTGGCGTTACAATCCTCGCCAAAGACGAACACATGCGCCCAACAACCGACATGCAAAGCCTCGGTAGTTTAAACCCGTCCTTTGTTGGTATGGGTCAAACCATGCCTGGTTTTGATTTTGTCGCTGTGCAAAAATATCCAGAACTTGAAACGATTAAACACGTTCACCATGCGGGTAACAGTTCTGGTATTGTTGACGGTGCGGCCGCTGTGCTTATCGGCACAAAAGAAATGGGTGAGGCGCTTGGCTTAAAACCCCGCGCGCGTATCAAGGCCTTTGCCGAAATTGGCTCAGAGCCCACTATCATGTTGACTGGCCCTGAATTTGTGGCCGCCAAAGCCCTAAAGCGTGCTGGTATGTCCGTTGACGATATCGACCTTTATGAGCTGAACGAGGCGTTTGCCGCTGTGGTGCTGCGCTTTATGCAAGCCCATAATGTCAGCCATGATAAAATGAACGTGAACGGCGGCGCCATCGCGATGGGTCACCCGCTAGGTGCGACAGGGGCGATGATCCTCGGCACAATGGTGGACGAGCTTGAGCGCTCTGACAAAGAGACATCACTTATCACGCTATGTGTGGGCGGCGGCATGGGCTCTGCCACCATCATTGAACGCGTTTAATTAGATTAAGATTACAAGAGATAGAACATGAAACATTTTAAATTAGACCTAGATAGCGACGGCATTCTGCTGATCACATTTGATAGCCCCGGGCGCAGCATGAATGTGCTGTCCAATGACGTTATTGCAGAAATGCAAGAATTCACCGACAAAATTGCCACAGATGACGCCATCAAAGGGGCCGTAATTACATCAGGCAAAAAAGCCTTTTGCGCGGGCGCAGATTTGGAAGAAATGGGCGGTAATTTTGACGCCGTCAAAGAGCTGATGAAGACCGACCCAGAAGCGGCGAAAAAACAACTGTTTGAAGGCGCGTTTCAACTCAACAAAACATTTCGCGCGCTTGAGACTTGCGGAAAGCCTGTAGCGGCCGCCGTAAACGGTCTTGCGCTTGGTGGTGGTTTTGAAATTGTTCTGGCCTGTCACGCCCGTTTTGGCGCGTCTGATAATCCGTCCGTGAAATTCGGTCTACCCGAAGCCTTAATTGGCTTGTTGCCAGGTGCAGGCGGTACGCAACGTCTCCCCCGTCTTGTGGGCTTGATGGGAGCGTCAGCCGTCTTGCTGCAAGGCAAGCAGCTGTCTGTGTCTGAAGCTCAAGGTATGGGCGTATTGCAAGGCTCTGCGCCAGCCGCTGACCTTATCGATACAGCCAAACAGTGGGTAAAAGACAATCCTAAAGCCAAAGCGCCTTGGGATGCTGACCGCTTTAAATTCCCCGGTGGTGCGCCCTATACACCGCAAGGCTATCCTATGTTTGCTGGCGCGTCCGCCATGGTGCGCAAAGAAAGCTACGGCAATTACCCTGCCATGGCTAATATTCTAAAGGCCGTTTACGAGGGATCACAAGTCCCGATGGACGCCGCGCTTCGGATTGAAAGCCGTTATTTCTGTGACCTTTTAATGCGCCCTGAATCCGCCAATATGGTGCGCTCGTTATTCCTATCCAAACAAGCTTTGGAAAAAGGCGAAGCGCGTCCCAAAGGTCAAAGCAAAGGCGAGCTTAAGAAAATTGCCGTTATCGGCGCTGGTTTCATGGGCGCAGGTGTCGCCTATGTTTCAGCCCGCGCTGGCCTTGACGTTGTCCTCATCGACCGTGACCAAGAAGCCGCCGATAAAGGTAAGCAATTTACCATTGATGAGCAAAACAAGCGTCTAAAACGCGGTAAAACAACACAAGAAAAAGTCGATGCCATCGTCAACCGCATTGAGGCAACGACGGATTATTCAAAGCTAAAAGATGTCGAGCTTGTCGTTGAAGCCGTTTATGAAAACTCAGAGCTTAAAGCCAAAATCACAAAAATGGCCGAAGATGTATTGGGCGACACGGCGGTGTTTGGATCAAACACATCAACCATCCCGATTACGGATTTGGCGACGGCGTCATCGCGGCCTGATAACTTCATTGGCATCCACTTCTTTAGCCCCGTGCATAAAATGATGCTGGTGGAGATTATCAAAGGCGAAAAGACATCAGATTACGCCATTTCGCGCGCGATTGATTTCGTATCTAAGATTCGCAAAGTCCCGATTGTTGTCGAAGACACGCGTGGATTTTACGCCAATCGTTGCGTCATGCGATACATCCAAGAAGGCTATAATATGCTGTCTGAAGGTGTGAAGCCTGCGTTGATTGAAAACGGCGCGAAAATGGCGGGTATGCCCGTTGGGCCGTTATCACTACAGGACGAAGTCGCGATTGATCTCGCCTATAAGGTGATGCAGCAAACCAAACATGATTTGGGTAGCCAATATGTCGAAGGCAAAGGCGACGTCATTATTGACAAAATGCATTCATTAGAGCGGTTTGGTCGTAAAAACGGCAAAGGCTTTTATGTCTATGAAGGCCGCACAAAGCATCTCTGGCCAGAACTGGGTCAATTTGCGGTGGACGGATTGCAAGACCCGCAGCCTGATGTCAGCCAAATTAAAGACCGCCTGATGTATGCCCAAGCCATTGAGGCCGCGCGCACCATGGCCGAAGGCATTGTCCACGACCCGCGCGAAGCGGATCTGGGCTCTATCTTTGGGTGGGGCTTTGCACCGTTTACGGGTGGTGCCATCAGCTTCATCGACACCATTGGCGCGAAGCATTTTGTAAAACGCGCCGATGAGTTGCTCGAGGCTTACGGGCCGCAGTTTCAAGTCCCGCAACTGCTGCGTGATATGGCGAAATCTGGCGAGACGTTTTACGGTAAATTTGGCCGCATTGAAGACGGCGGGACTTATACCAAATCTGCGCTGAGCAAGATGTTAGAAAAAGACGTCGTCAAGCTAGCCAATGATATGGGTATTAAGGCTTCGGTTGATGATCTGAAAGCTGACACCATCGCTAAAATCCTAGAAAAGCAGGGTTAATGATGAGCGATCTTGTCAACTATACGTTAAGCGGCGGTGTTGCTACCATCGCCATGGATGACGGCAAAGCCAATGTGTTATCTACGCAAATGATTGCAGATTTGGAAACCGCCTTTGATAAGGCGGAATCAGACGATGCAATTGTGGTCCTAACGGGTCGCGAGGGTATGTTTTCTGGCGGGTTTAACCTCAAGGAAATGCAGGCTGGGCCAAAAGAAGCTATGGTTTTGACCTCGAAGGGGTCAAAGCTTGCCCGCCGTATTTTGGAATTTTCACGCCCCGTAATTTTATTGGCGACGGGACATACCATTGCCATGGGCGCGTTTTTAGCCCTGGCCTGTGATTACCGCGTGATTGTCGATGGTGATTATAAGATTGGGCTTAACGAGACATTGATTGGCATGACGATGCATAATTTTGGTATCGAGCTTGCCCGTTACCGCCTATCCAATGTTTATTTCAATCGCTGCTGTATTAATGCCGAAATTTTCAATCCCAAAGGGGCCATGCATGCGGGCTTTGTTGACCGTATTATCCCTACTGAGCAAGCCGCCATGGCAGCACCCATGATTGGTCAAATGTTTGGGCAACTTGACGCAACAGCGTTTAAGAATACCAAACGTCGGTCACGCAAAGAGATTTTCGCAATCCTCGACCAAGCCATTGCCGATGATTTAGATCCCGAGAAAATCCACGCTGTTTAAACAAACAAGACGCCACAAAAAAGGCCGCGCTTCAGTTATGAAGCGCGGCCTTTTTACGTCTATATTAGACTTTATTTTTCGAGCGCGTCTTTCGCGTCGCCAACAGCTTTTTGCACTTTGGCTTTACCTTGATCGGCAAGACCTTCGGCCTTTAGCTTTTGGTTATCTGTAGCATCGCCGACGGCTTCTTTCACTTTACCGGTCAGTTTA from Fretibacter rubidus encodes:
- a CDS encoding FMN-binding negative transcriptional regulator, with protein sequence MYPPPYYTDNAPAFTAGVMREHSFAVMTMVGDNGLCATHLPFVLKDEGTHGTLYGHIAKSNPKAKLLDGRREAMVVFSGPNAYISASWYDHPDRQVPTWNYISVQASGRPVALEAQNYMSEMAVLVEQYETENAWSIDDAQDYAARIMAGIVYFKMPIDTVQGFRKISSNKPKSEREIIAAQLENNNEHAMADAMRQLNA
- a CDS encoding acetyl-CoA C-acetyltransferase, whose amino-acid sequence is MTDAYIFDAVRTPRGKGKKNGSLHEITALSLLTQQLEAIRDRNDLDTSKVDDIVMGCVSPVGEQGADIARTASIAANYAQTAAGVTINRFCASGLEAVNMGAAKVMSGMSDMVVAGGIESMSRVPMGSDGGAMGVDPSFAFDHYMVPQGISADLIATKYGFSRDDCDAYAVESQKRTARAWDEGRFKKSIVPVKDQLGVTILAKDEHMRPTTDMQSLGSLNPSFVGMGQTMPGFDFVAVQKYPELETIKHVHHAGNSSGIVDGAAAVLIGTKEMGEALGLKPRARIKAFAEIGSEPTIMLTGPEFVAAKALKRAGMSVDDIDLYELNEAFAAVVLRFMQAHNVSHDKMNVNGGAIAMGHPLGATGAMILGTMVDELERSDKETSLITLCVGGGMGSATIIERV
- a CDS encoding acyl-CoA dehydrogenase C-terminal domain-containing protein; this encodes MPSYNAPIRDMQFVIHEMLNATETLTKYAKFEDAERDLFDAIMEEGAKFTSEVLTPLNAVGDHEGCVRHEDGSVTTPTGFKEAFKTMVENGWLSLAQDPEYGGQGLPGLLHIASGEMQSAANMAFAMYPGLTNGAIKAIEIGGSDEQKRSYLPKMIQGEWTGTMNLTEPHCGTDLGMLKTKAVPQADGSYKISGQKIFISAGEHDMSDNIVHLVLARIEGAPEGVKGISLFIVPKFTLDPDGNPADRNTVTCGSIEEKMGIHGNSTCVMNYDDAEGYLIGEENKGLKVMFVMMNRARLDVGMQGLAQSEVAYQNAAAYAKDRTQGRALTGPVNDNGPADPIIVHPDVRRMLMETKAFNEGARALIYWATMLEDMEGVHEDEKFREKADDYLGLLTPVIKGYLTDMAMRTTIDCQQIFGGHGFIEEWGMSQFVRDTRIALIYEGANGVQALDLVGRKLARKGGRALMSLNAEIDGFIAENESNENISEFTTGLKSAKAKLQDATMWLMQNGMTNPNNAGAGSVDYMHMMGLTTLAYMWGKMAVTAQAAIDNGSNEDFYPNKLITGRFFMARMLPQIDAHLAKLKTGAEPVMALDAAAF
- a CDS encoding acyl-CoA dehydrogenase family protein produces the protein MAAVDFKNPDWYDEEDINIFREAVNGFYSREMAPHSESFRKNKVVDRKYWNMAGDMGLLNCSMPEEYGGGGGDYRHEMIIMEELVKANVDGFGLSLHNAIVAPYILHYGTEEQKQKWLPRMASGELVGAICMSEPGTGSDLQSVKTNAKKDGNGWILNGQKTFITNGGTANLLVVVADTGGEGKMSKSLFVVETDDAEGFRRGRILDKVGMDAQDTAELFFDDLKLPADSLLGPEPGHGFIQLMKELPQERLNIAVQGVAQMEAALETTIEYCKDRKAFGKSIMSFQNTQFELAECKTITHIAKTFVYDCAEKHLRGELDTVTASMAKYWVTDKECEVIDRCLQLHGGYGFMNEYRIGRMYRDSRVQKIYGGTNEIMKLLIARSL
- a CDS encoding peptidoglycan-binding protein; the encoded protein is MATPPKTPKKPKTQSKASAVKASGRLTLKALNDDLSAIEARLKKAESKTQRQVKALTDDFDRLANATHSHNADSRAALTDHVTALTQKLQSQMAANQRAVTEGLAQALSNPTLENLARAIDDANARLDQSEIVQRDAIASINRNISDLALAVDARLSHEEKTRMAAMAAMKKAQDSTETRLSRAIMETDERMMLRLSELEAENAKAMTQMGDKVVALAEDLNERAEDGEAMIKDRVNEIALSTQAELDSFKANLQRRLDALEDQIHTTDSHLNRSVNSLTSRIEGLEYGLTSAPVSSLAENSHYPTAPSLVETPRSDTAVPYLATDAEALPLAQPSITAPQDGRPEGGSPQERPVHHAYSEDAFSPDRPTPQAEPIAPPHLAVDTTLDTRPAATATPYQSQDYAAPQPMALTEQATSSEAVPYDPAHYATPSPAVPHNLEPTYEETGHNPYAPPSAPYNNPAIATYGQEAQAYPNDAAPPYPEQAYPEQTYQDQAYPTQAYTTPADMLPLDETPLPYADPAYAESHANGNVESMESARPGVFKSKKGKKAKKVKTPKAAKSSNGASTLLTPRNKRLGAMVAAVGVMSLVASQTVFKPANDPTLQDPFGAPLPIAENSNNDGSQTLSVDGNLQTVPSIGDYADNKAPALDNNAAAGTALERAAQSGDAIAQLQLGLSKLEMGETEEAVALIRLAANQDQPAALYRLAKLYEAGQGVGTDLDIARTLTERAAKGGNRIAMHDLALYSAEGRGGAKMDMTAAAYWFQEAAQRGVVDSQFNLGVLFESGQGVPVDPKQAFYWYSVAAGQGDQTAAARVAILKTELPEAIVSEATSKVAAFKPRQIDALANGIFKNMPWGETAKTSSNASVDAKQTIAKTQTLLSDLGYDVGAPDGAIGPKTRSAIISFERANGLPETGRVNAGLIDRLELAAGT
- a CDS encoding MerR family DNA-binding transcriptional regulator, which codes for MSRQDFIPRDSIAQDTQSLPHVPDAGFWGIKDFAKLFSVTPRTIRFYEDKGLITPSREAGSRVFTPRDYVRVERILRGKRLGFSLDDIREVFEVADGHVTSRIELMRRKDNFRKVVKSLERRRHDIKQVTMEMDMMCQDIESFIQTTPDDEAGAVFKHAAAYAAAFAQTFSDDEYPLGYPATAQMSS